The window AGAGGCGGAGATGAACCATGAAAATATTTAAGGCTGCCAATTATTAACATGGCCTACTATGAGGCTGACTCGGGAAAAAACAACTGTCAGATAGGGGGATGTGCCCGCCTTCAACATTTTCTCAGAGGCGATAAAACCGTTCCGCTATATTTAATGAACGATTCCCCCAGGAATGGTTCATTAGATTCATTGACGACCAGATCCGACCCTACGTAGTAAGGGGATAACGGCTTAAAAGTGATCTCTGAGAGAGACATATTCTCATTCGCCGCGGGGCTGCTCACCAGGAAGCAGGATCCTCCTCCACTCGACGGGGGTTCGCACCAGTTTACGCGGATCCTATGGGTCGGCTCCGCCCGGGACGCCCCTAGGGATGAAGGGTTCCACACTGTAACCTATGAGTTTCTCCGGCTCCGCCCTCCATCATCTTCCCATAACTTTAATTAACTGGGATCTCGAGGAGCTTGAAGGGGATCCGAGGAGCGCCCAAGGCACTATGGATTAGGGGATCCCCGCTTTAGATGGGGCGGTTGTATCCGGATAGCCCCGCTCACAGCTTTGAAGCATGCGGACGCCCTCAGGGCATTAGGCTTTCCCTTAAAAGGCTAGGCTTCCTCGCTGACGCGTAGTAGCCTCTCATCCACCCTTCGCTCCGACGCATACGGCTTCCCGAGGAGCACCAGGATGTTAGCCGGGAAGATGGGAGAACTCGTGGTCATGGGGCTAGGGGGAAATCTTGGCCTAGATGATTGGAGTTATACACCATATATCTCTTTGAGGGGGATGACTGTTAACCCTTTCTTCCCCATGAACCGTTTCACTTCCTGCTTCAGTAGGTGTCTGTCCTCGGTTAGTAGATCTGAGGAGTTTATGATCGCTGCGGCGAGGGTGAGGGCATCGGCGACGTACAGGTTCAGCTCCACCATCGCGTCCTTCGCTACATCCCTCAGCATCGCTGTGGGGACGAGCTCCAGGAAGCCGAGTTCACTCATTTCACTCAGCGTAGCATATGCTTCGCGGATCTTCCCTGATGGATATCCAACCTTCACGAGCGCCCGGCAGACCTCCAGGGGGAGCAGCTCCGACGCTGATGCGCTGACCTTAGAGGATAATACCTCCCGCCTGAGCCTCAGCGCCTCCTCCTCGAATTCCTCTCCTTTTTTAAACCATTTCGCCACTATGGAGGAGTCGAGGGTGATGAGCTCAGCCATCAGTCCTCCTCTCCGTGTAGTTCCATAACGGCTTCTGTAACGCTCGGCATCCCCTCCGTCCCCTCCCTCACCCTGTCGATCCTCTCCTCGAGCTCCGAGGCCTTATGGGACTTTATGAGGAGCTTGAGGGCCTTCTCGAAAGCCTCCTTCTTCGTCCTCACATATCCCTCTTCTATCAGCCTCTCCACTTCTCGGAGGAGCTTTTCATCCAGCTTGACGTTGACCTGCTTCACAGATCTATCCCCGGAATATACCTATATAATCTATCCTATAAGTCTTGCCTAAAATGATAGCCATCATCATCGCATGGAGGCACGAAGGGCTTTGCTTGCAGCTGGTCCCATGTGGACAGCCTACCCAAGCGTGGATCACTGACCAGGGTGGGGCTGGGCCTCCGAGCCTCCCGGCTGATCCGCTGGACCTCGAGCTGGGGGCAAGCTCCAGGGTTCCCCTAAGGCTCGCGGAGACGAGCGTAAACGTAAGGGATGTGCGTAGGGGCGTAGGACTATGTCCCCAAGGGCCCTGAATAAAATTTAGTTCAATGGGGAAGCCCATGTATATGCTTAACTTTAAATAGTTGTTGTTAAACAACATTTAAAGTCGTATCCTTTGGACTATAGTAGGGCTGGGCCCCCTAGGTGGCGATGGTTAGGGTCGATTCATATGGGGAGATCATACGGTTGGGCGGTGAAAGTCTTTGCGCCTCTGGTCTTAATGGTATCGTTGGCGTTCATCCCTTGTGCGCTCGCCCATTACACCCTGGGGGATTCCGATGGGACCCTCGAGAGGCTGAGGGCCAACGATTCGGAGTATAGGACGCCGCCCACGCCCCCCTTCAACCATGTCCGGGGGCCGCTGGGCTGGGTCTTCCCGGGGGCCGGGATGTATCCTTCAGGGCAGGGATGGGCTTGGGGCTACGGCTTCCGGCCTGGAATAGACGTCGTCAACGGCTACGATCCAAGCGGATTGCTCGCAGGGCAGGGCAACGACTACTCCGGCGTCTCAGCCATCCTGGCGAGCGATGACTATCACCCGGTGGTGGGGGACCTCATATTCGCGTTGAACTACAGCGGGGAGTGGCCCGCTCCCAAAGGTCAGCTGCCCATGCTGACCTATACTAAGTGGACGATTTATATTCCCCTCGGCCCCGATGAGGGCTTCATGCCGGCGAACGGCATCAACTGGGATGCCGGCGACACCTCGAACATAGTCACCACGGTAACCAACGATTACAACCTGATATCCGTGGCGAGATCCGACGATAAGGATCCCTTTGGGCCGAACATGTGGGTGATAGAGGTATACGCGGACAATTATGATGTGATAAAGTTCACGCCGGATGAGGACCGCTGGTATTATATCCGGATAAACGGCTTGATAGCGCCGAAGGTTGCAGGCGTCTACTTCTTCAAGATGTTCCTCGACGATGCTTATCCGACCTCCTCGGGGCCGATACAGGACGACCCTGCCACGCCGGACTTGGAGTTCGATAGGACGGTCCCGATGGAGAATTATCCATGCCTCCTGGTTAAGGGGGACATCGATCCAGCCTATGTCCACGGCGTCGTAAGGTTCGGGGCTCCCAACACGGACCTGTACGGGAAGCCGATAAACCTGCCGGGGAGGGTCTACCTTGAAGGGG is drawn from Candidatus Bathyarchaeota archaeon and contains these coding sequences:
- a CDS encoding type II toxin-antitoxin system VapB family antitoxin: MKQVNVKLDEKLLREVERLIEEGYVRTKKEAFEKALKLLIKSHKASELEERIDRVREGTEGMPSVTEAVMELHGEED
- a CDS encoding PIN domain-containing protein gives rise to the protein MAELITLDSSIVAKWFKKGEEFEEEALRLRREVLSSKVSASASELLPLEVCRALVKVGYPSGKIREAYATLSEMSELGFLELVPTAMLRDVAKDAMVELNLYVADALTLAAAIINSSDLLTEDRHLLKQEVKRFMGKKGLTVIPLKEIYGV